gtcatactgtaaacaacttatgtgctattagtcatactgtaaacaacttatgtgctattagtcatactgtaaacaacttatgtgctattagtcattgtgtaaacaatgtatgtgctattagtcattgtgtaaacaacttatgtgctattagtcatactgtaaacaacttatgtgctgttagtcatactgtaaacaacttatgtgctattagtcatactgtaaacaacttatgtgctattagtcatactgtaaacaacctatgtgctattagtcatactgtaaacaacttatgtgctattagtcatactgtaaacaacttatgtgctattagtcatactgtaaacaacttatgtgctattagtcattgtgtaaacaacttatgtgctattagtcattgtgtaaacaatttatgtgctattagtcattgtgtaaacaacgtatgtgctattagtcatactgtaaacaacttatgtgctattagtcatactgtaaacaacttatgtgctattagtcatactgtaaacaacctatgtgctattagtcatatTGTAATCAAcctatgtgctattagtcattgtgtaaacaacttatgtgctattagtcatactgtaaacaacttatgtgctattagtcatactgtaaacaacttatgtgctattagtcattctgtaaacaacttatgtgctattagtcatactgtaaacaacttatgtgctattagtcattctgtaaacaacttatgtgctattagtcattgtgtaaacaacttatgtgctattagtcatactgtaaacaacttatgtgctattagtcatactgtaaacaacttatgtgctattagtcatactgtaaacaacttatgtgctattagtcattgtgtaaacaacttatgtgctattagtcatactgtaaacaacttatgtgctattagtcatactgtaaacaacttatgtgctattagtcatgcTGTAAACAAcctatgtgctattagtcattgtgtaaacaacttatgcgctattagtcattgtgtaaacaacttatgtgctattagtcattgtgtaaacaacttatgtgctattagtcatcgtgtaaacaacttatgtgctattagtcatcgTGTGTAGCATACAGCCACAACACATGATCTtactgtatatattgtacatCTTGTAGCAGTGATAGTGAGTTAGATTAGATCGTACTTTATTCATACCTTCAGGgaaattgaaattttcagcacaatcccattgaagatcagacaaacattagagggagacagaacaggatcgctgacgggtctgccggcttccaaaaAAGATGAGTTGAGCCTCTCGCCTGCTGAGAATCCTGATTGGAGATGCAATTAAGACATGCAAATATTATCCATTGCATCCTTTGAATGAACATACTTAGACATGTTGAACACCAATGAAGTGGAGTGCAAGTAAACAACAAACATGTGTTTACTTGATTTACTACTTTAATTTTGGTTTCATACAATAATGCTCAATCTGTAAATGACTAATGACTGACCTGTATAACTCTGACGTACATAGAGATAGGATGACATTCCAGAGGATTATTCCAGCTGCAGCTATGGCAAAACATTGTTGCAATACTGTATATCTACACGTATCCCAGGAGAACCATTTGGTGTCAAAGTCAAGATCTGGCCCGCAAAACAGCTGGAaattatgtgtcaataaagtatttcatattttctcactaaatgtaatcgatttttttcagtttgacagaaaaatatatgtactgcttgaaattgcacacatttaaatgttaatagtatacaatattgcaacaaatattacagtacattATCATACTTccgaaacatgtttttgtctgaaTTAAATACTAAACTGTGCAGCAAACTACCAATCAAGTAAATAAAAATGACGATACATTTTACACTGTTCTTtgcagcatattactgtaaattaaaaaaaccgactaatgtttttttaaaattctgttgactgagctgccagtttttgactgtaaaatctagggttgtggttgtttttaatgtgttttactgtaaatggaaagacgccACATTTGTTTTTTCGGTAGAAAAACTGTCAGCTAAGTTGCTAGACTAAAAAAAggaacaatataatgttgtaaaaaacaatgtcatttcaacaaaaaaattctGCCAACTAAActgccagctttttccgtaacccccgcccccccccaaaaagtggtactgtttttccatttaccgtaaaatgttaaaaaacactacattttacagttaaattttgtaaatgttaagttttactgtaaaatagacAGTCTTCTTAAAACAATCATGAAATCCGGAGGCAAATTCCTCCATTATTGACTGTTACACTCTGGTGGGGGCCTTATagctgccatgtggccctcagggAAAACCACTTTCACATCCCTGGTCTAGGCACTTCTAGTTGAGCTGCAAATGTACCAATGATTCACTTAGTCCAGTCCAATTTCCAACACTTCCGtaaatgaaaaatggaaatgttgaTTTGTTTTGCCAAAGAGACGTAACTCACCCACTCTTCCCCTGCAGCTGCGGGGGGAGGCAGGCCCCCACGTTGCTGCACGTCTGCAGTGTCCCTTATGTGGGAATTTCTCCAAAAGCCATACTCACCAACTGTCCCACATGGCTTCCACCCACCCCACCTGCCTGGACGATGTGGCCATGGGGCGCCTGGGGAACATCATCATGTATCAGAGCGGCGCCCAGCTGTTCCACTGCGCAGACTGCTTTTACACCAGCAGAGACTTCAGCAAACTCTACCAGCACATCATCGCCCAGCACTGTCTGGATGAGACGGCGGGAGGAGCCGCCGACGGGGAAGACAACGAGAGCGAGAAGGCGGGAGGAGCCGCCGACGGGGAAGACAACGAGAGCGAGAAGGCGGGAGGAGCCGCTGACGGGGAAGACAACGAGAGCGAGAAGGCGGGAGGAGCCGCTGACGGGGAAGACAACGAGAGCGAGAAGGCGGGAGGAGCCGCTGACGGGGAAGACAACGAGAGCGAGAAGGCGGGAGGAGCCGCCGACGGGGAAGATAACGAGAGCGAGAAGGCGGGAGGAGCCGCTGACGGGGAAGACAACGAGAGCGAGAAGGCGGGAGGAGCCGCCGACGGGGAAGACAACGAGAGCGAGAAGGCGGGAGGAGCCGCTGACGGGGAAGACAACGAGAGCGAGAAGGCGGGAGGAGCCGCTGACGGGGAAGACAACGAGAGCGAGAAGGGGGACAAGGAAGGCGAGGAGGATGTGAAGGGAGCTGATGAAGAAGATGCCACAGCACCAGTGGGAAAGAGTAGCGGGGAGGAGGAAGACGGCGCCTCCCAGAGGCTGGATTCAGTCAAAGCGGATGGGGAAGCAGACAACACGGTGCTCCTCTTTAAAAAAGGGGTGTACCACTGCCTGATTTGCAGCTGGAAAAACAAGCTGAAAGTGCAGGCCATCAGCCATGTGGTGCGCAAACACAGCATCCCCCAGGTGTACGTGGTCCAAAGGATCAAAGCAGACACCGCTGCTTACACTTCACCCAAACATTTGAGCAGTGGcacagaggaggaggaggaggagaagatgaGTGCCGCCCTCTTAAAGGAGGAAATGGAGGCAACGGCCCAGGTGGTCCAGTTCACCTCCAACCGCTACGTCTGTCTCATCTGTGGCTGGAAGACCAAAATGAAAGGTGAGGAGTCCTCAAAAGTATGCGAGGCAGGCGTGGAACTAACGCTCTTCTCGGTCACGCAGGTTTTGTCATAAGTCACGTGGTGCGTTGCCATGACGTCCAGCGACCATACAGCTGCAAAGGCTGCCATTCCTCCTTCTTCCTGCCAAGCCAACTGCAGCAGCACGTCAGGGCGGCTCACCGGCCGGGACGCTTCATCTGCCCCTTCTGCGGCTTCAGGTCGCACTTCCTGGGCGGCTTCCGAAGGCACTGCAGCCGATGCAAGGAGGGGGAAGGGGTGGAGGGCTTGGCCGTGGAGGTATGGGGCCAGGTGGAAACTAAAGCAACGAGAGCTGGGAGGAAAAGAGCACGCAGGTTGATTGCAGAGGGGGAAGAGGAGATGATGTAAGCTGACTGCCAGGGCTGTCGCTCTCCAAGTGAAGATTTATTGAGTACCCCCAAAATATCAACCCATCATGTTGCACTGGCGATAATAAatcttgggtttttttttttttttacataaattgaAAGGAAAAAACATCCCATGACGCAATGGTTGTCTCTGAAAAACGGTAAAGGAGGCACAAATGTTTCGCTTTTCCACATAAGGAAGTGATTTACAATAATTTTCTGCAATAAAAGATGTCGAACTAAAGCACCGATGGGTATTTTTCTATCAAAAAAGAAGCAGCGCATCCCAGCTTGTAAAACAGAGCAAGAGGGTAACAATATTTGTGGTTTTGTGTACACGCTGACAGAAGCTCCCGGCGACCAAAGTCTTCAAAAGAGAAAACCGCAATGATTGATAGCTACTTTTTTCTTGGTCTCGTGTCAAGCTTGGGACTTGCCTTGTCTTCTTTGTAAAAGGCTCCACAAGCCCAAAGTGTGGAAATATGTCCCTAGAGCTTTCCGACAATCCACCACCAGAAAAAATTCATGCTAGGTTTCCTTGGCAAGGTCTCAGCATAAAGATTAAATATGTCGCGGGCACCACTCTCCCTCCAAGACGGCCATATTGATTCCTCTCAGATTGTTGTAGTTGTCCTGGTCTCGGTCTCCGCCGTCATCGTTATGCTCGTCCAAGCTTGATGTGTAATTAGTTGACTCGTTCTGATTGGAGGAAGATGAAGGCCTCCTCACAGAATGAAATCAAGGGGTGATTCGCTGTCAACTCACCATCTGCGACACGGGCTCTCTGAAGGGCGGACACACCATTTGAAAGCGAGGGATTGCAACGTTGAAGACTTCCTTGTTGTCTGAAACCAgaagaaaatacatttaaaagcaGCTTTTCACAATAATGAGCACAGTGAAGGGTCAAGGCAAGTCTTGCATGGCATGCTTTCCTTTTCTTACCAAGTCTGTGGAAGGTGTAGTGTCCCTCCATGTATTCTGAAGGTGTGGAGAAGGTGGTGCAGCTGGCATACTCGTGTACTTTGCCTGGTGTCATGACGGGGAACTCTCCTGCTCACACATGCAAACACTGAGCGGCTCACTTCCTTTCATCTAAAAAGAGTCATGTGATGCCAGCAGCGTACCGACCACGCCGGGGCCTTGAACCTCCTCCACGTTGCCGTCAGAGGTGGTTATTTTCCAGTATCGGCTGTCCAGCTGACAAGCGGCCTCAGGAGGCGCGCTGCTCGACATCTGGATTCTAAGAAAGACAGTAAAAAGACATTTTGACAGAAGCCGTGTCCAGGCAGTGCAGAGGTTGAGAAAAGGGAGAAATGTTACCTGATGCGATAAGTAAAGAAGAAGTGAGGCGGATGGACAGAAGAAAGCTCGGGCAGGAAAGAAGTCGAAACAGAGACGCTGATGTCCCCAGTGGTGGTCACGCAGCTTTTATCGTGCACATACCTTCAGTATCACAACATGTTAATGATGTTGCACTCTTCAaatagtacaaaccccaaaagcagtgacgaGGTCACCTTGTGTagatgctaaataaaaagagaatacaacaaatccttttcaacttgtattcaattgaatagactgcaaagacaagatatttcatcttcacactgacagactttgttattttgtgcaaatattagctcattcagaatatgatgcctgcaacatctttgaaaaaagctggcagaagtggcaaaatagagtgggaaagttgaggaatgctcatcaaacacttatttggaacatgccacaggtgaacaggctaattgggaacaggtgggtgccatgattggctataaaagcagcttccatgaaatgctcactcattcacaaacaaggacggggcgagggtcaccactttgtcaaatgcctgagcaaattgtttaagaacaacatttctcaagcagctattgcaaggaatttagggattccaccatctacgctccgttaaatcatcaaaaggttcagagaatctggagaaatcactgcaaggccTAAAACCAACtgtgaatgcctgtgaccttggaaccctcaggcggtattgcatcaataagccacatcagtgtgtaaaggatatcaacacatgggctcagtaacacttcagaaaaccactgatagaaaatacaattggtcgctacatctctaagtgcaaattaaaactctactttgcaaagccaaagccatttatcaacaacacccagaaacgctgctggctttgctgggcccgagctcatctaagatggactgatgcaaagtggaaaagtgttctgtggtctgacgagtccacatttcaaattgtttttggaaactgtggacgtcgtgtcctctggaccaaagaggaaaagaaccatccagactgttctaggcgtgtgatggcatgggggtgtattagtggccaaggcatggctaacttacacatctgtgaaggcaccattcatgctgaaaggtacatacagcttttggagcaacatatgttgccatccaagaaatgttatcatgcttatttcagcaagacaatgccaagccacatgttacaacagcgtggcttcatagtaaaagagtgcgggtactagactggcctgcctgtagtccagacattgaaaatgtgtgcaggctaaaatatgaggcaggagactgttgaacaacttaagctgtacatcaagcaagaatgggaaagaattccacttcaaaaatgtgtctcctcagttcccaaacctgcactgagtgttgttcaaaggaaaggccatgtaacacactggtaaaaatgccttttttgccatgtgttgctgtcattacattctaacttcatgattatttgcaaaaaaaagtttgtccgtgtgaacattaagtatcttgtctttgcagtctattcaattaaatataagctgaaaaggatttgcgatatttgtattctgttttttttcatgatttacacaatgtgccaacttcactacttTTGTACACTAATGTACCTGAAAATCTGGTCTCGGATGATGGGATACTCTCCTGTGACCACATTGTTCACATACGTGGTGAACCATTCTAAGAAGGATGAGCCTGAGTGCACACAAAcacaggtatgtatgtatgtatatgtatgtatgtatgtatgtgtgtgtgtgtatgtatgtatgtatgtatgtatatgtatgtatgtatgtatgtatgtatgtatgtatgtgtgtgtgtgtgtatgtatgtatgtatgtgtgtgtatgtatgtatgtgtgtgtgtgtgtgtatgtatgtatgtatgtgtgtgtgtatgtatgtatgtgtgtgtgtatgtatgtatgtgtatgtatgtatgtgtgtatgtatgtgtgtgtatgtatgtatgtgtgtgtatgtatgtgtgtgtatgtatgtatgtatgtgtgtgtgtatgtatgtgtgtgtgtatgtatgtatgtatgtgtgtgtgtatgtatgtatgtatgtatgtatgtatgtgtgtgtgtgtatgtatgtatgtatgtttgtatgtatgtatgtgaagtgaagtgaattgtatttatatagcgctttttctctggtaACTCGAAGCGTTTTACATAGCgtcaatatctaatttttacatttaagcagtgtgggtggcactgggagcaggtgggtaaagtgtcttgcccaagaacacaacggcagtgactaggatcaaacctgcaaccctcaagttgctggcacggccgctctaccaaccgagctatatcgcctCGAACATGGCCTTAGCAACAAACCTGTGATGAACATGTCCACCGCTGAGGGGTCCTGAGCTGTTTGATCCTGGAAGACAAAGCCAGAAAGCATGTGACTCACAAAGGGCGGTGAAGTCAGCAGACAGGAAGTACACCTACAGGGCAGGGGTAGaaggtctcaaacatgcggcgcCCTTCAGTGTGCTCCAGTGCCATGTACTGACTGAGGCCAGTGTGGAAGCAGAAGGTGAGTGGAAGGCAGCGTCTCATCCCCTTCCTTTGCTGGAAACCTCCCGCCGCAGTCTCCATGTCCAGCAGCACTTCTGAGCGGTAGTGGTTGGACAGCGACATGCTCCCCATCAGCCTGAAGATGgacgcgcacgcacacgcacacaagcacgcgcacacacacacacacacacacacacacacacacacggttggaAGACGACATCACTTACACACCTCTATTGGAAGACACTGACCCTGGAATGACCAGTTTTTGGCCATTGTGGATGCGGTAAGAGCATCGATAGTCTCCTGGAAGGTGACATCCAATCTGAGCCTCAATGTTGCTGAGCTCTGCCTCTGTAGCCCCTTCTGGAGATGCAAACAGATGGAAAAAGGACAAAAGCGTGAGAAACAAGACTTGCACATAGTAGGGTACGTCTACACAACTCCaatgtaaatattacacattGATTGTCCTTTAGGCCCTTTCTATTGACAGTCTTCATATCCCGGGTCGCCAAGTGATGAACATGTTGGGTTTTACAGTCACAAGGATTAGGATTCGGAACATCTCACTCTGaaatttgcatgttttttttccaggt
Above is a genomic segment from Nerophis ophidion isolate RoL-2023_Sa linkage group LG27, RoL_Noph_v1.0, whole genome shotgun sequence containing:
- the LOC133544224 gene encoding chromosome alignment-maintaining phosphoprotein 1-like isoform X2 is translated as MASTHPTCLDDVAMGRLGNIIMYQSGAQLFHCADCFYTSRDFSKLYQHIIAQHCLDETAGGAADGEDNESEKAGGAADGEDNESEKAGGAADGEDNESEKAGGAADGEDNESEKAGGAADGEDNESEKAGGAADGEDNESEKAGGAADGEDNESEKAGGAADGEDNESEKAGGAADGEDNESEKAGGAADGEDNESEKGDKEGEEDVKGADEEDATAPVGKSSGEEEDGASQRLDSVKADGEADNTVLLFKKGVYHCLICSWKNKLKVQAISHVVRKHSIPQVYVVQRIKADTAAYTSPKHLSSGTEEEEEEKMSAALLKEEMEATAQVVQFTSNRYVCLICGWKTKMKGFVISHVVRCHDVQRPYSCKGCHSSFFLPSQLQQHVRAAHRPGRFICPFCGFRSHFLGGFRRHCSRCKEGEGVEGLAVEVWGQVETKATRAGRKRARRLIAEGEEEMM
- the LOC133544225 gene encoding F-box only protein 3-like: MDLLPSDPLLHIFSFLDLKDLVHVSLANRRLNALSKHNPLWRSLCLKHWLLTDNERLQKGLSWYDLFKEYYADLGRYIQYYPVLKRAWEQLTGCLRQRCPRMIASLKEGATEAELSNIEAQIGCHLPGDYRCSYRIHNGQKLVIPGLMGSMSLSNHYRSEVLLDMETAAGGFQQRKGMRRCLPLTFCFHTGLSQYMALEHTEGRRMFETFYPCPDQTAQDPSAVDMFITGSSFLEWFTTYVNNVVTGEYPIIRDQIFRYVHDKSCVTTTGDISVSVSTSFLPELSSVHPPHFFFTYRIRIQMSSSAPPEAACQLDSRYWKITTSDGNVEEVQGPGVVGEFPVMTPGKVHEYASCTTFSTPSEYMEGHYTFHRLDNKEVFNVAIPRFQMVCPPFREPVSQMNESTNYTSSLDEHNDDGGDRDQDNYNNLRGINMAVLEGEWCPRHI
- the LOC133544224 gene encoding chromosome alignment-maintaining phosphoprotein 1-like isoform X1: MASVGGSQLRGEAGPHVAARLQCPLCGNFSKSHTHQLSHMASTHPTCLDDVAMGRLGNIIMYQSGAQLFHCADCFYTSRDFSKLYQHIIAQHCLDETAGGAADGEDNESEKAGGAADGEDNESEKAGGAADGEDNESEKAGGAADGEDNESEKAGGAADGEDNESEKAGGAADGEDNESEKAGGAADGEDNESEKAGGAADGEDNESEKAGGAADGEDNESEKAGGAADGEDNESEKGDKEGEEDVKGADEEDATAPVGKSSGEEEDGASQRLDSVKADGEADNTVLLFKKGVYHCLICSWKNKLKVQAISHVVRKHSIPQVYVVQRIKADTAAYTSPKHLSSGTEEEEEEKMSAALLKEEMEATAQVVQFTSNRYVCLICGWKTKMKGFVISHVVRCHDVQRPYSCKGCHSSFFLPSQLQQHVRAAHRPGRFICPFCGFRSHFLGGFRRHCSRCKEGEGVEGLAVEVWGQVETKATRAGRKRARRLIAEGEEEMM